The genomic interval ATTGTTGATCTATGTATCTTGCAGAATCGCTCACATACGATACactattacattatatatgtttctttagttatcattgtataataattattttagttaaaaactACCTTCCCTGAACTTCTTGGAGAACATTGGAAATTTATTATTGAAGATATTGCAACCAAATGTCTTCAAGATATCCATGACTTATGCAAGgatgaaaaagaaatatggAGAAAAGAAGCAGACCAGAAAAGGGCTGACTTTCAGTTTCTCGGCGACAACATTCTGTCTAAATTAACAGCAAAGGGTGAAACCGTCTTGGGTGATATCAAGAAATTAATGGAAATTTCTCAGAAAACAATAGTCAATTCCATTGGAGATGGGATAAAACAAATCGAAGCACGGACTGAGATAGGTGAACGAACGATCTACGAAAGGACTGAAATAGGTGAACGGAAACTCGCGGACAAAATTGAAACGGGAGAACGAACGATCAGTGAAAAAACTGAAACAGGATATCAGAAGCTCGAGAACAAGACTAAAATAGGAGAACGGAAGATCGGtgaaaatactaaaaaaggGGAACGGAAGATTGATGAAAAGACTGAAAAAGGAGAACAAATGATCCTGGAAAAAACTGAAAAAGCACAGCAAGTGATCAAGAGAACGACACAGACAGGAAAAAGAAAAATCGAGGACACGATTGAAATGGGGGAACGAAAAATTAAGCGTAAGATAAAGGAACTCGATGGGAAAAGTTGCAAGATTACCAAAGCAGGTAATTTATAGATGTATATTTCATAGTTTTcatgtgtatgttgtgtatTAGAGTCATCGTCACCATCATTAAAGaaagcataatggcatatttgtattaattgataGTGTTAAGCTTTGAATTTAATGTTGCAATCTGCCAAactttcaataatattttcagCTTTCTCTTTCTGCCAACAACATGTAACGTTTCAAGGCCATACCACACATATCCCATTATTCATCCACAATTTCTTGAATACTGCTTTAAGATCGTTCATTGATGCCACTGAAGTTTAAGACTTTACTTGAACATGTCGCATTTCCCACATTCCTTCATATGTGGAGTTTATGGTCCGCAATCACCGTCTCCAGATTTGATTGCATCACTTCATATTTTGTAGATTTGTTCGATAACATTTATGTTTCTGGTCTATAGCCTTTTCacaaaggaaatattttaattgtttaagtttttatttatacgTTGAAAATTTACATCTCCGcagattattaaaaaaagctCGCCCTTTTCGACAACTCACTGTATACATCTCCATTTCCCGCTTTTAACGCACACTGGTTACTCTTTATTTGCAATCCTTTACTTCAAATATGCTTTATTGTATCCAGTTATGGCGTAGTTACTTTATAAGGCATTTGGACGAATGGaaatttgtataatttttaagACGTTTCAATCTTGTGTTCTTCAAGATTTTTATGAACGTTTTTACCGTCAATGTGCcagaaattaacaaaacaggttataagtttatttgaaatgcTAACTTTTCATTTGTGCGACTTCCTATGCTtaattttagtatttaaaaacatgttgcaCCATTGGTGCAAATTATTTAACACAGAATGGTTACTTCAAACAATAcgcttatataataaaatattagtCACAAATAACAATTTTCACTGCATTTACAGTTTCCAACAAGATTTCATTTGTGGCAGTTACtcctttatataatatgatttaGATAAGAACACTGCCTTATCGTTAGTTATTTGATTTTCAGATTTGAGAAAGGAGCTGttaaaactttacaaaaaaTCTGCAAGCACAGTGCGTATTCGGCTTGACATCGATGAGGCACTGGAAAAGGTATATGAAGCGCCTAAACTTACTTTAAAGAAAAACGGCAAAGACGAAGAAGACGAAATATCTGAATTGGAAAACATATTTCGAAGCAGAGAGGGCACACTAgctaaaacaataattgttgaAGGCGAGCCGGGCTCGGGAAAGTCTGCATTATGTAAGAAGATCGTTAATGATTGGtgtgaaacaaaacatgaaagaCGAACAGAAACTGAAAGACACGACTTATTAAGTCagtttgcatttgtattttacattactcTCCGCGAGGCAAAGAATGAATGCTacataaagaaaatgatagtGAATAACATCATGGAAAGGATCGGATTTGAAAAATCAAGAGCAGAAGAATTTTtagttgaaattttgaaaactaaCACCTGTCTGCTACTGCTTGATGGTCTGGACGAATGGCAGCACCCAGACGGATGCATTTTCGATGAAAGAATTCCGCATGTTCATACCAGTTGGGAAAACTGTAGCATACTCATCACCACAAGGCCGTACAAACTGGCTGAGTTTAAAATTGGCTGCTCTCAAATTGACAATCATGTGATGTTGAAAGGAGTTGCGAACCGTAAAAAACTCGTTAAGAAAATATTATCTGCATTGAATCTACTTAACAGCACACGAACACCACTGGAATACAAAATATGCATCACGGACATAGAAGATAAAAATCTTTGGCATTTCAGTGAATGTCCAATCCTGTTATCTCACCTCGTTTGGCTTTGGTACAAAAAAAAGCTTTTTGCAGATATGAAAATTTCTGATGTTTACAGAACGTTGTTGGTGGAACGCTTGCCGAAATCATGTGCGAGAAATtcatcaaaaaacaacaatgtgatAAACGCCCTTAGCCAACTAGCCTTTGGAAAGTTGTTTGCTGAAGATGAACATAGTGCAattgtgtttgaaatagatGAGGAAGAAAATACGACATTCGCAAGTCAAAAAGCTGCGTTCCTTAAATCTGGAATCATATCCTGCACCAATGTTCCTGGTGATTCTCCGCAATACCACTTCTTGCACAAATCCTTTCAAGAGTATCTAGCGGCTCTGTTTATATCAGAAAACGTTGCAAAGGGTTTGCGGCGTATCAAAcgcatttacaaaaacaacagatCAGACAGCGGAATTAGCTTGTTCAATATCTTAAATTTTCTTTGTGGTTTGAATACAAATGCCGCCAAAGAACTATCGAAAGTTTTGAATGAGCTGTTCACTGATTTTTGCGATAGAGAAGGTTGTTCTTATATGGACTCGCACTGGTTCCAAAATATGATCTTAGAAGGTCAAATTGAGGTGGACAGGAGTGATAACTCAGGATTTAAATTGTGCCTGCAGCACTTCAATATTCATGATATCGCTATTGACGGGATATTTAAGATGAAAGGGGGCGAATTCAAAATAGATCAACTCGTTTTGAAGAAAAGAACAGCTTTAGAACAATATATAGTGGCTAACCAAGCAGGCATGGTATCTTTGTATATACATTCCAACAACTCACATGCATTGAAATTAGCGAACAATATCGACAACGAAATTCTTGATTTAGAGCATTGCAAGGGTCTGAAGTACttacatgtacacaatataAGCTTCAAAGATGTCACTGGTTTGAATTTGAGTAGTTTAGTAGAATGCAGTATTAAATTCGAAAGTCGCCAGCAAGCTCCGAAACTCACATCTACATTTTACAACTCTGATTTTGAtactttgaaagaaatgaaaaagcTTAAATTGTCAAACATGATGGATTTGAGCTGGCTACATGAAGGTTCAGAACGGACGGAAACTCTTGATTTACGACGCCTTGGAAAACTCGAACACCTTACCGAACTTCAATTAGAACCATTGTCATACTCAGACGTGGTGAATCTACAAAACCTGAGCCTACACTCACTACGTGTTGGATTCATTGACCTACAACAAGCACCGCAGTTGGTGTCAACGTTATCAGCAAATGGGACATACCAGGTAACTGTATGTTTCGGCATAGTTGTGCGCAACTGAATTTcacatattgtttaaaccaatcaAATGCTGTTATACACCGTGTTTTAATTCACATCTAATAAAACGCTTCCATTGGTTTACAAAACAGATTAGATGCACAATATCAGGGTTTCTTGAAACTGTAATTAACTTTGTATCAAGTATTTCTAAGGtatacaatatttgtatttttgtacaggtaaatgatacaatttatttaaacttgataTTTTTCAGTAATTTAAAAACGAACGATGCTAAGTACCCTGTTGTATATTACTGTGGTAAAATCGTTATTCCGTGTGAATCTGTTGTGCGATAATCCAAACACTTCCCCGAAACTTAGGGTTGTCGAGTACTTACGATTGTTGTTCACTCATATTATCGATTATTGTGCAATATGTGATTTTTAATTTATGGtgtctactactactactactactactactaccactaccactaccactaccacttctactactactactactactactactactactactactactactactac from Mya arenaria isolate MELC-2E11 chromosome 7, ASM2691426v1 carries:
- the LOC128239930 gene encoding NLR family CARD domain-containing protein 4-like, with protein sequence MGVFDSHEAKNWLKQWLAVFTTWTAILPSVKIEAQQLHTYLLRLAANQSPCSLNHGKVTNKSQIGCRFHEIFRDEILLQHKQQPSWRNAPTDTWHNDEFAIAKLFMQPSGYDDKTSFEQVDFNGIAAFIFNCGRFSATTEALSDQARISTNKIRHMPDMCSIALTDKATTDCIDNLSKLLNDPKFNGGNDVQKALRQLAKLKTTFPELLGEHWKFIIEDIATKCLQDIHDLCKDEKEIWRKEADQKRADFQFLGDNILSKLTAKGETVLGDIKKLMEISQKTIVNSIGDGIKQIEARTEIGERTIYERTEIGERKLADKIETGERTISEKTETGYQKLENKTKIGERKIGENTKKGERKIDEKTEKGEQMILEKTEKAQQVIKRTTQTGKRKIEDTIEMGERKIKRKIKELDGKSCKITKADLRKELLKLYKKSASTVRIRLDIDEALEKVYEAPKLTLKKNGKDEEDEISELENIFRSREGTLAKTIIVEGEPGSGKSALCKKIVNDWCETKHERRTETERHDLLSQFAFVFYITLREAKNECYIKKMIVNNIMERIGFEKSRAEEFLVEILKTNTCLLLLDGLDEWQHPDGCIFDERIPHVHTSWENCSILITTRPYKLAEFKIGCSQIDNHVMLKGVANRKKLVKKILSALNLLNSTRTPLEYKICITDIEDKNLWHFSECPILLSHLVWLWYKKKLFADMKISDVYRTLLVERLPKSCARNSSKNNNVINALSQLAFGKLFAEDEHSAIVFEIDEEENTTFASQKAAFLKSGIISCTNVPGDSPQYHFLHKSFQEYLAALFISENVAKGLRRIKRIYKNNRSDSGISLFNILNFLCGLNTNAAKELSKVLNELFTDFCDREGCSYMDSHWFQNMILEGQIEVDRSDNSGFKLCLQHFNIHDIAIDGIFKMKGGEFKIDQLVLKKRTALEQYIVANQAGMVSLYIHSNNSHALKLANNIDNEILDLEHCKGLKYLHVHNISFKDVTGLNLSSLVECSIKFESRQQAPKLTSTFYNSDFDTLKEMKKLKLSNMMDLSWLHEGSERTETLDLRRLGKLEHLTELQLEPLSYSDVVNLQNLSLHSLRVGFIDLQQAPQLVSTLSANGTYQNERGGLSSHLKHVQLNNIRMSEEQFRRLLKLSRKREVRHVS